In Saccharolobus solfataricus, a genomic segment contains:
- a CDS encoding IS5-like element ISC1058 family transposase, with product MEKSKYKRDWSKYDENVITRYKLMFPFYVFEHWWDLLAEENRNARTKYKAPKEFNEFLAFLHIFLPYRAIEGVLRALEQLKIIPTSLDYSTIWKRVRNMKITFPEASDELEVIADATGISTNTGGQYIVAKWGKTRDSKFLKIEIVMDNNEFNVINAEVTSNEVESAVKTVKDLQDKGKKVKKFYGDKTYDANEVYKTGVEVVVPPKKNASTKRGHLARRKAVREFRKLGYDRWREEKGYGVRWRVESLFSAVKRTFGESVRATSFAGQVVEAKLKFWAYAWMVHLANSVVGRAPGIRV from the coding sequence ATGGAAAAGAGTAAGTACAAGAGGGACTGGAGCAAGTACGACGAGAACGTCATTACTAGATATAAGTTGATGTTCCCCTTCTACGTATTCGAACATTGGTGGGACTTATTAGCAGAGGAGAACAGGAACGCTAGGACAAAGTATAAAGCTCCGAAGGAGTTCAACGAATTCCTAGCATTCTTACACATCTTCCTACCTTACAGAGCAATAGAAGGAGTATTAAGAGCCTTAGAACAATTGAAGATCATCCCCACAAGCCTCGATTACTCAACAATATGGAAGAGAGTGAGGAACATGAAAATAACCTTCCCCGAGGCAAGTGACGAACTTGAAGTAATTGCAGACGCTACAGGCATTAGCACAAACACGGGAGGACAATACATTGTTGCCAAGTGGGGTAAGACTAGGGATTCAAAATTCCTCAAGATCGAGATAGTAATGGACAATAACGAATTCAACGTGATAAACGCTGAGGTCACTAGCAACGAGGTTGAAAGCGCTGTAAAAACAGTTAAGGATCTTCAAGATAAGGGAAAGAAGGTCAAGAAGTTTTATGGAGATAAGACATATGACGCCAATGAGGTTTACAAGACCGGAGTTGAGGTTGTAGTTCCTCCCAAGAAGAACGCTTCTACTAAAAGGGGCCATCTTGCTAGACGTAAGGCTGTGCGGGAGTTTAGGAAGTTGGGTTATGATCGTTGGAGGGAGGAGAAGGGTTATGGCGTTAGGTGGAGGGTCGAGTCCTTGTTCTCTGCGGTGAAGCGTACTTTTGGGGAATCGGTTAGGGCAACAAGTTTTGCTGGACAAGTAGTTGAGGCTAAGCTCAAGTTCTGGGCTTACGCGTGGATGGTTCACTTGGCGAATTCTGTAGTCGGTAGGGCTCCGGGCATTAGGGTGTAA